A region from the Methanofollis liminatans DSM 4140 genome encodes:
- a CDS encoding DUF1858 domain-containing protein codes for MAVTADSTILELLQEKPESADVLMRFGMGCLGCAIGRGESIRQAAAAHGIPLSELLSALGITE; via the coding sequence ATGGCAGTTACTGCTGACAGTACCATTCTGGAGCTTCTCCAGGAAAAACCGGAATCCGCAGATGTCCTCATGCGATTTGGTATGGGGTGCCTCGGCTGCGCGATCGGCCGCGGGGAAAGCATCCGCCAGGCGGCGGCAGCCCATGGCATCCCTCTGAGCGAGCTCCTTTCCGCGCTCGGCATCACGGAGTGA
- a CDS encoding RPA family protein: protein MPAETPRYEREPARRVFAAELREATHHFKDGEDEKSPTYVLLPTGERCNRVLFIGSMTHKEKKGEQNIFYSVRVADPTGTFFVNASSFQQEAMTQVSKIDPPAFVAVVGKPNAYEAPDGRVFVSVRAESVTVVDKEMRNRWVLDAAEQTLKRIEAYGQTPDSQRAQERYNADMATYKRMVYEALTQITI, encoded by the coding sequence ATGCCAGCTGAAACACCACGTTACGAGCGCGAACCGGCCCGGCGGGTCTTTGCCGCGGAGCTGCGCGAGGCCACCCACCACTTCAAGGACGGCGAGGACGAAAAGAGCCCGACCTACGTCCTCCTCCCCACCGGCGAGCGGTGCAACAGGGTGCTGTTCATCGGCTCCATGACCCACAAGGAGAAAAAAGGCGAGCAGAACATTTTCTACTCGGTCCGGGTCGCGGATCCGACCGGAACCTTCTTCGTCAACGCCAGCTCGTTCCAGCAGGAAGCGATGACGCAGGTCTCGAAGATCGATCCTCCGGCATTCGTGGCGGTAGTCGGGAAACCGAACGCCTACGAGGCGCCGGACGGACGGGTCTTCGTCTCGGTGCGGGCCGAGTCGGTGACCGTCGTCGATAAGGAGATGCGCAACCGCTGGGTGCTGGACGCAGCCGAGCAGACCCTCAAACGGATCGAGGCGTACGGCCAGACCCCCGACTCACAGCGTGCACAAGAACGCTACAATGCCGATATGGCCACATACAAAAGGATGGTCTACGAGGCGCTCACCCAGATCACCATCTGA
- a CDS encoding recombinase family protein, which translates to MKKDAVAYLVTRKRGDVEHQKEILEEFCKYRFTINQFFNDHRISSTPLRKRDGYNQMLEYCQENEIKFILFLSLSALSRNPDASVEELKLLISEGYVPFFARSDFIGYYDDPALRAEAIGDFITYIETYMEGVKKVQPPHPRQEALSRGTIGRPRALNEGQIEALITVRRSGTSISQICRMFNVSRSTVSKILTDHPELKGEWKGKRQSAESAESE; encoded by the coding sequence ATGAAAAAAGATGCCGTAGCCTACCTTGTGACGCGGAAAAGGGGCGACGTAGAGCATCAAAAAGAGATTCTTGAAGAATTTTGTAAATATCGGTTTACCATCAATCAGTTCTTCAACGATCACCGGATCAGCAGCACGCCCTTGAGAAAGCGTGATGGTTATAACCAGATGCTCGAATACTGCCAGGAAAATGAAATAAAGTTTATCCTGTTTCTCAGCCTCTCCGCGCTCTCCCGAAACCCCGATGCCAGTGTAGAAGAACTGAAACTCCTGATAAGTGAGGGTTATGTCCCATTTTTTGCCAGAAGTGATTTTATAGGGTATTATGATGATCCTGCCCTTCGGGCCGAGGCTATTGGCGATTTTATCACCTATATTGAGACCTACATGGAAGGGGTGAAGAAGGTCCAGCCCCCCCATCCGAGACAGGAGGCTCTCTCGCGGGGCACGATCGGCAGGCCACGGGCGCTGAACGAGGGGCAGATCGAGGCCCTGATCACGGTCAGGCGCTCAGGGACCAGTATCTCCCAGATCTGCAGGATGTTCAACGTGAGCCGGAGCACGGTCTCGAAGATCCTCACCGATCACCCTGAACTTAAGGGCGAGTGGAAAGGAAAACGTCAGTCTGCCGAATCGGCTGAAAGCGAGTGA
- the ribB gene encoding 3,4-dihydroxy-2-butanone-4-phosphate synthase: MIEDACAALKAGKFVLLYDFDNRERETDLIIRADAVTPHDVMTMRRDGGGLICTAVHPEAARRLGLPFASDLLKGIGAAEQTGDIPYDRKNHSSFSIWVNHRSTFTGIPDRDRAVTINAIAEQVKRSLNGGGHNFAAEFRTPGHVALLRAADGLLDVRRGQTELSIALAEMAGTTPAVVVCEMLDNDNGLALSKEDAQAYAQKNGLVFIEGQEVLDRWDQIKA, translated from the coding sequence ATGATTGAAGATGCATGTGCCGCCCTGAAGGCGGGCAAATTTGTCCTGCTCTATGACTTTGACAACCGCGAACGCGAGACCGATCTGATCATCCGCGCCGATGCGGTCACGCCGCATGACGTGATGACGATGCGCCGGGACGGCGGCGGCCTCATCTGCACGGCCGTCCACCCTGAGGCCGCACGGCGTCTCGGCCTCCCCTTCGCCTCAGACCTCCTGAAGGGCATTGGGGCCGCCGAACAGACCGGCGACATCCCGTACGACCGTAAAAACCATTCGTCATTCTCGATCTGGGTGAACCACCGGAGCACCTTCACCGGCATCCCGGACCGGGACCGGGCAGTGACGATCAATGCGATTGCAGAGCAGGTGAAAAGATCTCTCAACGGCGGCGGGCACAACTTCGCTGCCGAATTCAGGACCCCTGGCCATGTCGCTCTTCTGAGGGCCGCAGACGGATTGCTCGATGTCCGGCGCGGTCAGACCGAGCTCTCGATTGCGCTTGCCGAAATGGCCGGCACCACGCCGGCCGTCGTCGTCTGTGAAATGCTCGACAATGATAATGGTCTTGCTCTTTCAAAAGAGGATGCACAGGCATATGCGCAGAAAAACGGGCTTGTGTTTATCGAAGGGCAGGAAGTTCTTGATCGGTGGGACCAGATAAAGGCCTGA
- a CDS encoding DUF120 domain-containing protein, whose amino-acid sequence MMDAGDLQCLKVVALMGGLRSSAWMSSQSLGNALNISPQTASRRLKALEAAGMITRTVRPDGQYVAVAPAGEEELRHEFSAYTRIFSPEGGYYVLKGAVISGLGEGRYYIDHPQYREQFLEKLGFYAYPGTLNVRLDPESVRVKRRLEGLVWIGIEGFEADGRSFGSARCLPCRIGDCPGAIIEPGRSHYPEEIVEIISPAPLRETFGLHDNDSVQIEVTHD is encoded by the coding sequence ATGATGGATGCAGGAGATCTCCAGTGTCTGAAGGTCGTTGCGCTCATGGGCGGCCTGCGAAGCTCGGCCTGGATGTCCTCCCAGTCTCTGGGGAACGCCCTGAACATCAGCCCACAGACGGCCTCGCGTCGCCTGAAGGCGCTCGAAGCGGCAGGAATGATCACGCGCACTGTCAGGCCCGACGGCCAGTACGTCGCCGTCGCTCCTGCCGGTGAGGAAGAGCTGCGGCATGAGTTCTCGGCGTATACGCGGATATTTTCTCCGGAAGGTGGATATTATGTCCTCAAAGGGGCGGTGATCAGCGGCCTTGGCGAGGGGCGGTACTATATCGATCATCCCCAGTACCGGGAGCAATTCCTCGAAAAACTCGGATTTTATGCCTACCCCGGCACGCTCAACGTCCGTCTGGACCCCGAAAGCGTCAGGGTGAAACGCCGCCTGGAAGGGCTGGTCTGGATCGGGATCGAGGGTTTTGAGGCCGACGGGCGATCGTTCGGGAGTGCCCGGTGCCTCCCGTGCCGGATCGGGGACTGCCCGGGTGCGATCATCGAGCCCGGGCGGAGCCATTATCCCGAAGAGATCGTCGAGATCATCTCGCCGGCTCCCCTGCGCGAGACCTTCGGCTTGCATGACAACGATAGTGTACAGATAGAGGTTACCCATGATTGA
- a CDS encoding helix-turn-helix domain-containing protein — MNSELRKQLAEKMAGEITLSDSPGKALKKWRMSFGIPQGTLSERLGVSPSVISDYEGGRRKSPGTAVVGKIVDTILSIDEENGGKYIQRFSRILYNQFDNDDVIYDMHDYAGPVLLPAFAEAVDAQPLCGSLDLSIFGYTVVNSLNAILQLSANEFNRIYGWSTERALIFTNVSTGKSPLVAIRVTPFKPRCVILQGLTVENVHPLVKRLAETDRITVLCTSMDVDSIVSTLREKEW; from the coding sequence ATGAACTCCGAATTGCGTAAGCAGCTTGCTGAGAAGATGGCAGGTGAGATTACGCTCTCGGACTCGCCGGGGAAAGCGCTGAAAAAATGGCGGATGAGTTTCGGCATCCCGCAAGGAACGCTCTCAGAGAGGCTCGGCGTCTCCCCCTCGGTCATCTCAGACTACGAGGGTGGGCGGCGCAAAAGCCCCGGAACCGCCGTTGTCGGAAAAATCGTCGATACGATTCTCTCGATCGACGAGGAGAACGGCGGCAAATACATCCAGCGATTTTCCAGGATCCTGTACAACCAGTTCGACAACGACGACGTCATCTATGACATGCACGATTATGCAGGCCCGGTTCTTCTTCCGGCGTTTGCCGAAGCGGTGGATGCACAACCCCTCTGCGGGTCGCTCGACCTCTCGATCTTCGGCTACACCGTGGTGAACAGCCTCAATGCGATCCTGCAGCTCTCGGCAAACGAGTTCAACCGCATCTACGGGTGGAGCACCGAGCGGGCGCTCATCTTCACCAACGTCTCGACCGGGAAGTCCCCCCTCGTCGCCATCAGGGTGACACCGTTCAAGCCCCGCTGCGTGATCCTGCAGGGGCTGACGGTCGAGAACGTCCACCCGCTGGTCAAACGTCTTGCCGAAACCGACCGGATCACGGTTCTCTGCACGTCTATGGATGTCGATTCGATTGTGAGCACTTTGAGGGAGAAAGAATGGTAG
- a CDS encoding hydroxymethylglutaryl-CoA synthase, which translates to MVGIITYGAYIPRYRIKLEEIARVWGDNAADITGGLGVREKSLPDMDEDTATIAVEAARNALLRRDLDRDAIGAIYVGSESHPYAVKPTAATVGAAIMATPVMTAADYEFACKAGTAAMQTCMGLVGSGMVKYGVAIGADVAQGAPGDALEYTAAAGGAAMIIGNDDPIAEINRTCSFTTDTPDFWRREGQAYPRHGGRFTGDPGYFKHVQGAARMMLEQAGTKPSDYDYAIFHQPNAKFPQRVAGMLGFTKEQITPGLVVPRLGNTYSGASMVGLAATLDIAKPGDRIFVTSFGSGAGSDAFDITVTDRILDEAVFNRGAAPSVEGLLANPIYVDYARYAKHKGKIMVQK; encoded by the coding sequence ATGGTAGGCATCATAACCTATGGGGCGTATATCCCCAGATACCGGATAAAACTCGAGGAAATCGCCAGGGTCTGGGGCGACAACGCCGCAGACATCACCGGCGGCCTTGGCGTGCGGGAGAAGTCGCTCCCGGACATGGACGAGGACACGGCCACAATCGCCGTCGAGGCGGCGCGCAACGCCCTCCTCAGGAGAGATCTCGACCGCGACGCCATCGGGGCGATCTATGTCGGCTCCGAGTCCCACCCCTACGCCGTCAAGCCGACGGCGGCAACCGTCGGGGCAGCGATCATGGCCACCCCGGTGATGACCGCCGCAGACTACGAGTTCGCCTGCAAGGCGGGCACGGCGGCCATGCAGACCTGCATGGGCCTGGTCGGAAGCGGCATGGTAAAATACGGCGTTGCAATCGGCGCCGACGTGGCACAGGGAGCACCCGGCGACGCCCTGGAGTACACGGCCGCCGCAGGAGGGGCCGCGATGATCATCGGCAACGACGATCCCATAGCCGAGATCAACCGGACCTGTTCGTTTACAACCGACACCCCGGACTTCTGGCGCCGCGAAGGGCAGGCATACCCACGTCACGGCGGACGGTTCACCGGCGACCCGGGCTACTTCAAGCATGTGCAGGGAGCGGCCAGGATGATGCTCGAACAGGCCGGCACGAAACCTTCAGACTACGACTACGCCATCTTCCACCAGCCCAACGCCAAGTTCCCGCAGCGGGTCGCCGGGATGCTCGGCTTTACGAAGGAGCAGATCACGCCGGGCCTGGTCGTGCCGCGCCTTGGCAACACCTATTCGGGCGCCTCGATGGTCGGGCTCGCCGCAACCCTCGATATTGCGAAGCCGGGCGACCGGATCTTCGTCACCTCCTTCGGCTCGGGCGCCGGTTCCGACGCCTTCGACATCACGGTCACCGACCGTATCCTCGACGAAGCGGTCTTCAACCGCGGGGCAGCCCCCTCGGTGGAAGGGCTGCTCGCAAACCCGATCTATGTCGATTATGCCAGGTACGCCAAACACAAAGGTAAGATCATGGTGCAAAAATGA